Within the Nocardioides humi genome, the region GGTCGCGGCCGTCGTCATCCTGCAGCAGGCGCTGGATGCCGAGCGCACCACCGGCACCCCTCCGGGGGAGCTGGTGCCCCCCACGGACGAGGAGACGCATGACTGAGCCGCCGCTGCCGGAGCCCGTCCAGGACGCCGGCCACGACCTCCTCCCGAGCAGCGGTACGCCGGCCGGTGGACGCCGGCGCGCGGCCCGGCGGCGGCGCGGCGGCTGCCTGCCGATCCTGATCGTGGTGGCGCTCTTCTGCGCCCTCGTCGCGTGGTTCGCCCGCGGCGCCGTCTCCGACGTGAAGGACATGTTCGCCGGGCCGGAGGACTACGCCGGCCCGGGCAGCGGCGAGGTCACCTTCGTGATCGACCCCGGCCAGTCGGTCGCGTCGATGGGGCCGAGCTCGAGGAGCTCGGCGTCGTGGCGTCGGGCGAGGCGTTCGTGGACGCCGCGGCCAAGGACAGCCGGTCGACCAAGATCCAGGCCGGCACCTACCTGCTCAAGAGCAGGATGAAGGCCGCCGACGTCGTCGCGATCCTCGTGGACCCGGCCAATGTGTCGACCGAGACGGTGACGATCCCCGAGGGCCTGCGCGTCGTCGACATCGTCGACGTGATCGCCAAGCGGACCGACTTCACCAAGAAGCAGCTCAACGCCGCCCTGCAGAGCCCCGACCAGCTCGGTCTGCCCGACTACGCCGGCGGCAACCCCGAGGGCTACCTGTTCCCGGCGACGTACACGATCAGCCCGAACGAGACCCCCGCCGAGTTCCTGAAGTCCATGGTCGACCGCTGGAAGCGCGCCGCCGACGACGCCGGCCTCGACGCCGCCGCGCAGCGGCTGGGCTATACCGCCCACGAGTTGATGACCATCGCGTCGCTGGTGCAGGTCGAGGGCAAGACGGCCGAGGACATGGCGAAGATTGCGCGGGTGATCCTGAACCGGGTGGAGAACCCCGGGACGGCGGGCCAGACCGGCCGGCTGCAGATCGACGCCACGGTCGACTACGCCCTCGGCCGCAAGCTCACCGTCGGGCTGACCCAGGCCGAGCGCGACGACACGGACTCGCCGTACAACACCTTCCGGATCCAGGGCCTGCCGCCCGGCCCGATCAGCGCCCCGGGCGACGACGCCATCACGGCGGCGATGAACCCGCCCGACGGCAACTGGTACTACTACGTCACGGTCAACCTGCGCACCGGCGAGACCAAGTTCGCGGCGACCTACGACGAGTTCCTCACCTACCGCAACGAGCTGCGCGACTACTGCGCGAACGAGTCGCAGGGCGCCTGCTAGATGATTGATTCCAAGGGATCGTGCCAGCGAGCGGCGCTCAACGCGTGCGATGGCAAGGCGCCGATGCGAAGGCATACCGGGTCGTCTGTCGAGCGTCGGCAACGCCGCCAGCGTGCGTGGTGAGCGTCGCGGAGCGTGTGAGACCTTGGAATCAATCATCTAGGAGACGCCCGATGATCACCCCCGCCCGTCTCCGCTTCGGTGTCGTCGGCGACCCGATCGCGCACTCGCTGTCGCCCGCCCTCCACCGCGCCGGGTACGACGCCGCGCGGGTCTACGCCCGCTACGACGCCGTCCAGGTGCCGGCCGGAGGCCTGCGGGCCTTCGTCGCCGACCTGCTGCCGGTGTGGCGCGGGCTGTCCGTCACAGCCCCGCTCAAGCGCGAGGCGCTGGAGCTGGCGACCCGGGTGAGCGAGCGGGCGATCCGGGCGGGCGGCGCGAACACCCTCGTGCGCACCGACGACGGCTGGGAGGCCGACAACACCGACCTGCCCGGCGCCGTGGCCGCCATCCGGGAGCGGTACGACGGTCCGGTGCGCGCCGCGACCATCCTCGGCGCCGGTGCGACCGCCGCCTCGACCGGTCTCGCGCTGGCCGAGCTCGGCGCGCGCACCCTCCGCCTGCTGGCCCGCGACCCGTCCCGGGCCGAGGCGACGGCCGAGGTGCTCCGGCGCGTCGAGGGGGTCGTCGTCGACGTACTGCCGCTCGAGAGCTCGGCGGTCGTCGGCGAGGTGGTGGTCTCGACCGTCCCGGCAGCCGCCCAGACCGAGGCGCTCGTCGCCGCCACCCGGGACGCCGCGGTGCTGTTCGAGGTCGTCTACGACCCGTGGCCGACCCGGCTCGCCGCGGCTGCCGCGGGCGGGGGCAGACGCTGGTGTCCGGGCTCGACCTGCTCGTGCACCAGGCGGTGCTCCAGTTCGCCATGTTCACTGGTCACGACGGGCCACTGGACGCCATGCGTGCGGCCGGTGAGGCCGCGCTCGCGGCTCGATAGCCTCCCCGCATGCACGTCCTCCCCGCCCTGGCCTGCGCCCTCCTCGGCGCCCTCGGCGGGCTCCTCGTCCCGTTCCTGATCGCGCAGTGCCCCGAGCCCGACCACGACCCGGCCGAGGACCCCGAGGACTATCCGGACCACGTGCCCTTCGCGGAGCTGGCCGCCCGCCCCGGCCTGCGTGCGAAGGCGGTCGTCGCGTGCGCGCTGGCGGCCGGCGTGCTCGGGCTGGTGGTCGGGTGGGGCTGGGGCCTGGTGTGGCTGCTCTACCTCGTCCCCGTGTGCTGCGCGCTGACCGTGATCGACTACGTCACCTGGTACCTCCCCTCCCGGCTGATCCGGCCGTCCTGGGCGATCACCGGCGTGCTCGTCGCGGTGGTGGCGGCGATCGTGGCCGAGCCGCGGGTCGCGCTGTGGGGCCTGATCGGCTTCCTGGCCCTGGGCGGCTACTACGGCCTGATGCGGCTGCTCAGCCCGCGGGCCATGGCCGGCGGAGACGTCCGCCTCGGCGCCCTGCTCGGCATCGCCCTGGGCCCCTTCGGCTCCGGCGTCCTGCTCGTGTCGGTGCTGGCGGCGGCGGTGCTCGGCGTCCTCGCGATGGTGCCGCTGCGCCGCAGCGGCACCATGATCCGCCGCCGGGTGCCGTACGGGCCGTTCCTCGTGCTCGGCGCCCTGGTCGCGGTCGTCGTGGGACAGGTGCTGTCGGCAGCCTGAGTGGTGCCGACCCGCGCGGTATGCCGTTGTCATACCCGAGGAGGTCGTGGACGTGCGACCGGAGCTGTGGTCCGGCCGGTGAGAGTGCGGCTCGCCGTCCTGAGGGTCCTGCACACCCGGCGGGACAGGTCGTCCCTGGCCGAGTGAGGCGTGG harbors:
- the mltG gene encoding endolytic transglycosylase MltG, producing the protein MASGEAFVDAAAKDSRSTKIQAGTYLLKSRMKAADVVAILVDPANVSTETVTIPEGLRVVDIVDVIAKRTDFTKKQLNAALQSPDQLGLPDYAGGNPEGYLFPATYTISPNETPAEFLKSMVDRWKRAADDAGLDAAAQRLGYTAHELMTIASLVQVEGKTAEDMAKIARVILNRVENPGTAGQTGRLQIDATVDYALGRKLTVGLTQAERDDTDSPYNTFRIQGLPPGPISAPGDDAITAAMNPPDGNWYYYVTVNLRTGETKFAATYDEFLTYRNELRDYCANESQGAC
- a CDS encoding prepilin peptidase produces the protein MHVLPALACALLGALGGLLVPFLIAQCPEPDHDPAEDPEDYPDHVPFAELAARPGLRAKAVVACALAAGVLGLVVGWGWGLVWLLYLVPVCCALTVIDYVTWYLPSRLIRPSWAITGVLVAVVAAIVAEPRVALWGLIGFLALGGYYGLMRLLSPRAMAGGDVRLGALLGIALGPFGSGVLLVSVLAAAVLGVLAMVPLRRSGTMIRRRVPYGPFLVLGALVAVVVGQVLSAA